A genome region from Nitrosopumilus sp. includes the following:
- a CDS encoding EF-Tu/IF-2/RF-3 family GTPase, whose product MKSVNFVVLGKQDLASEFGKKGTVTDLSLYDRKESDIIKTWVTPSGFPDKIQPLFQAINLAEYVIFYVDKLDKFTGEQIIALDSLKKEKGLLSHTFDVDESKLDLMIKGTVVEKYLKIEPDKIKEEMDKLEPLTNNDPPEMVIDHCFDVKGVGTVILGKVTNGKIKQYDNLKLYPAGIDVLVKSIQMHDDPVGESVCPARVGLAVKGAKPDEVGRGDIITKEGVVDVMTEVELDFQKNPFYKNNITENQGCLVNIGLQIKAAKFSSISPLKLSFEKPVVCKKGQIAVVLKPESTTIRIMGSGSIK is encoded by the coding sequence ATGAAGTCTGTAAATTTTGTTGTTTTGGGTAAACAGGATCTTGCATCTGAATTTGGAAAAAAGGGAACTGTGACTGATCTTTCACTTTATGACCGAAAAGAGTCTGATATTATCAAAACATGGGTTACTCCTAGTGGATTCCCAGATAAAATTCAGCCACTATTTCAGGCAATTAATTTGGCAGAATATGTTATATTTTATGTAGATAAATTAGATAAATTTACTGGTGAACAAATCATTGCACTTGATTCATTGAAAAAAGAAAAAGGGCTCCTCTCTCATACATTTGATGTTGATGAGTCAAAACTGGATTTGATGATAAAAGGAACAGTTGTTGAAAAATATCTCAAAATTGAACCTGATAAAATCAAAGAAGAGATGGATAAACTTGAACCCCTAACAAACAATGATCCTCCCGAAATGGTAATTGATCATTGTTTTGATGTTAAAGGAGTTGGTACTGTGATCTTAGGTAAGGTTACAAATGGAAAAATAAAACAATATGACAATCTGAAATTATATCCTGCAGGAATTGATGTATTGGTCAAATCCATTCAAATGCATGATGATCCTGTTGGAGAATCTGTATGCCCTGCAAGAGTAGGTCTTGCAGTTAAAGGTGCAAAACCAGATGAAGTTGGACGTGGAGATATAATTACTAAAGAGGGAGTAGTTGATGTTATGACCGAAGTTGAACTTGATTTTCAAAAGAACCCCTTCTACAAAAATAATATTACTGAAAATCAAGGATGCCTGGTAAACATTGGTTTGCAAATCAAAGCTGCAAAATTTTCATCCATTTCTCCTCTGAAACTTTCATTTGAAAAGCCTGTCGTATGCAAAAAGGGTCAAATTGCTGTGGTTTTGAAACCTGAATCCACCACCATCAGGATTATGGGAAGCGGGTCAATCAAGTAA
- a CDS encoding universal stress protein: protein MDLNKILVPIDGSKKSFEALDRAVILAGFTHGHVTGIHVIPHVVDGGPRTKAFDKQLVDDAKIVLKKATKRVGNKNVKFTTKILRGSPGHVTLHTAKTGKFDHIVMSTTGSGSATEDMIGSVSNHILQKSKIPVYLIK from the coding sequence ATGGATCTTAACAAAATTTTAGTCCCAATAGACGGTTCAAAAAAGTCCTTTGAAGCCCTAGATCGAGCAGTAATTCTTGCAGGATTTACACATGGTCACGTAACTGGTATTCATGTAATTCCTCATGTTGTTGATGGAGGACCAAGAACAAAGGCATTTGATAAACAATTAGTCGATGATGCAAAAATCGTTCTAAAAAAAGCAACAAAACGTGTAGGAAACAAGAATGTAAAATTTACAACGAAAATTCTAAGAGGTTCTCCAGGACATGTTACATTACATACTGCAAAAACAGGAAAGTTTGATCACATTGTAATGAGTACAACCGGTTCTGGATCTGCAACTGAAGATATGATAGGTAGTGTATCCAACCATATACTTCAAAAATCTAAAATCCCTGTATATCTGATCAAATAA
- a CDS encoding CBS domain-containing protein, translating into MSDIMSISQKPITIEKTSSLSHVISELLKNKISRLIVTEDGTSVGIITEKDIGLFLLEDDSDKYLDEIPASQIMHMLTSVDESMSVENCIEIMLEKQIGSLGVTSNSNGLIGIITKTDIAQYYIKKYSKTNTVGDVMTISYISMNHDATLRHVVSELIDKKISRIFIKNENGEPQGILTFRDLFHVALEQGNTDSVLDSSDPAISVVFTRKGFLSDSGFGNTIQAKDVMTKTFESVDFDEDLTVACEEMIQNKINGVGVRINGKLGGVVSKTDILKAIYINNKPK; encoded by the coding sequence TTGTCTGATATAATGTCCATTTCACAAAAACCAATTACAATTGAAAAAACCTCTTCTCTAAGTCATGTAATTTCAGAATTATTGAAAAACAAAATCAGTAGATTGATTGTGACTGAAGATGGTACTTCTGTAGGGATAATTACAGAAAAAGACATCGGATTATTCTTACTTGAAGATGATTCAGACAAGTATCTGGATGAAATCCCTGCATCTCAAATTATGCACATGCTTACTTCTGTGGATGAATCCATGTCTGTTGAGAATTGTATAGAAATAATGCTTGAAAAACAAATTGGTTCTTTGGGAGTTACCTCAAATAGTAATGGGCTGATTGGAATCATTACCAAAACTGACATTGCTCAATATTATATCAAAAAATACTCTAAAACAAATACAGTTGGAGATGTTATGACGATATCTTACATCTCTATGAACCATGATGCAACTCTTAGACATGTAGTATCTGAACTAATTGATAAAAAAATATCTAGAATTTTTATAAAAAATGAAAATGGTGAACCTCAAGGAATCCTGACATTTCGTGATTTGTTTCATGTTGCATTAGAACAAGGCAATACTGATTCTGTTTTAGATAGTTCTGATCCTGCAATATCTGTAGTTTTTACAAGAAAAGGATTCCTTTCTGATTCAGGATTTGGAAACACTATACAAGCAAAAGACGTTATGACTAAAACTTTTGAATCTGTGGATTTTGACGAAGATCTTACCGTAGCTTGTGAAGAAATGATTCAAAATAAAATCAATGGTGTTGGGGTAAGAATAAATGGTAAATTAGGTGGCGTAGTTTCTAAAACTGACATTCTAAAAGCTATTTACATAAATAACAAACCAAAATAA
- a CDS encoding CBS domain-containing protein: MSKSKIPVSVFMIKNIATISPLNTVEDAAKIFYEKNITSLMVMQNNELVGLVTEKDLVTSVLVFDNNKDTQIKDIMTSSIVSVNSDISVINAANLMIEKNIHKLPVMEDGKLVGLISATDLIVVFSMSNEDDLVKIFGTQLGL, from the coding sequence ATGAGTAAATCAAAGATTCCCGTTAGCGTATTTATGATAAAAAATATTGCAACTATATCTCCATTAAATACTGTTGAAGATGCTGCCAAGATTTTTTATGAAAAAAATATTACTTCTTTGATGGTCATGCAAAATAATGAACTAGTTGGATTAGTTACAGAAAAAGATCTTGTTACCAGTGTATTGGTTTTTGACAATAATAAAGACACACAAATAAAAGACATCATGACTTCCTCAATAGTGAGTGTGAATTCTGACATTTCAGTAATTAATGCTGCAAATCTTATGATCGAAAAAAACATTCACAAACTTCCCGTAATGGAAGATGGTAAATTGGTAGGATTGATTTCAGCTACAGATCTCATTGTTGTCTTTTCTATGAGTAATGAAGATGATCTTGTAAAAATTTTTGGCACTCAATTAGGTCTTTAG
- a CDS encoding universal stress protein — protein sequence MAKINKILVPLDGSSNSVRGLDRAIDIAKGTNAEITGFYVFHLPLVAGIKYTQKMKDDAQKKAVKAIGPAMKKVQKSGIEFKYKTGGGHIGKEISKMAQKGKFDMVVIGARGIGGAKETFLGSTSNYVMHKIKIPVLVVK from the coding sequence ATGGCAAAAATAAACAAAATACTTGTACCTTTAGATGGTTCCAGTAATTCTGTAAGAGGATTAGATAGAGCAATAGATATTGCTAAAGGAACTAATGCAGAAATAACAGGATTCTATGTATTTCACTTACCTCTTGTTGCGGGAATAAAATATACGCAGAAAATGAAAGACGATGCACAAAAAAAGGCTGTAAAAGCAATAGGTCCTGCTATGAAGAAAGTTCAAAAATCAGGTATCGAATTTAAGTATAAAACTGGAGGAGGACACATAGGTAAAGAAATATCTAAAATGGCACAAAAAGGGAAATTTGACATGGTTGTAATCGGTGCTAGAGGTATTGGTGGAGCCAAAGAAACATTTCTTGGTAGTACATCAAACTATGTCATGCATAAAATAAAAATTCCGGTTTTAGTCGTAAAATAA
- a CDS encoding dicarboxylate/amino acid:cation symporter, translating into MVIQSFKSITPQVTYLIKKKLWAQVLVGLFLGLLLGVFLGPETGIVEKDTSGIITTWLSIPAHLFLKIIQMIIIPLIFASIIRGLLSSGSVEQLRTMGISVAIYFIVTTVIALGIGVFVATTIMPGNFVDSESILASLEIDGTEQLVENVEFNFLDIPEHIIGIIPSNPLTSFMSGEMLSIIIFALFVAVALISLPEKKSEPITDLLESVQEITMKVVSWAMRLAPFAAFGLMADIVSKVGLDALVGLGAYMGTVVIGLFIMMLVYIIIIKVFANRPIISTLKMMKDPLLLAFSTSSSAAVMPVSIKTAEEKMKVKPAVSQFVIPLGATINMNGTALYQIVAVFFLAQLFSIELGTTTIILIAVTALMASIGAPSAPGAGIVILSSILLAAGVPVIGIVLLLGVDRILDMTRTMVNVGGDLTACLLFDKRIKPDKKDTDET; encoded by the coding sequence ATGGTGATACAATCATTCAAATCCATTACTCCTCAGGTAACTTATCTAATTAAAAAAAAATTATGGGCACAGGTTCTTGTTGGATTATTTTTAGGGTTATTGTTGGGAGTTTTTCTAGGGCCTGAAACAGGAATTGTGGAGAAAGATACTAGTGGAATCATCACTACTTGGCTTTCCATTCCTGCTCATTTGTTTCTCAAAATTATCCAGATGATAATAATCCCTCTAATTTTTGCTTCAATAATTAGAGGTCTTTTGTCATCTGGCAGTGTAGAGCAACTTCGAACCATGGGAATATCTGTTGCGATATATTTTATTGTAACTACAGTTATTGCATTAGGCATAGGTGTTTTTGTAGCCACCACCATAATGCCCGGAAATTTTGTAGATAGTGAATCAATACTAGCAAGCCTGGAAATTGATGGGACAGAGCAACTTGTAGAAAATGTAGAATTTAATTTTCTTGACATTCCAGAACATATCATCGGAATTATTCCAAGTAATCCTTTGACGTCTTTTATGTCTGGAGAAATGCTAAGCATAATTATTTTTGCGTTATTTGTTGCAGTCGCATTGATCTCATTACCTGAAAAAAAATCTGAGCCAATAACTGATCTGTTGGAATCAGTACAAGAAATTACCATGAAGGTAGTTTCATGGGCCATGCGATTGGCACCTTTTGCAGCATTTGGTTTGATGGCAGATATTGTATCTAAAGTAGGCCTTGATGCCCTTGTGGGCCTTGGTGCATATATGGGAACAGTGGTTATTGGTCTTTTCATAATGATGTTAGTTTACATCATAATTATCAAAGTATTTGCTAACAGACCAATAATATCTACATTAAAAATGATGAAAGATCCACTGCTTCTTGCATTTTCGACTTCAAGTTCGGCTGCTGTAATGCCTGTTTCCATAAAAACTGCCGAAGAAAAAATGAAAGTAAAGCCCGCAGTTTCCCAATTTGTCATCCCCCTTGGTGCGACAATCAACATGAACGGTACTGCACTATACCAAATAGTGGCAGTGTTTTTTCTTGCCCAGCTTTTCAGTATCGAATTGGGGACAACGACAATTATTCTAATTGCAGTTACTGCGCTTATGGCATCCATTGGTGCACCATCTGCTCCAGGTGCAGGTATAGTAATTTTATCGTCTATTCTCTTAGCTGCAGGTGTACCCGTTATTGGAATAGTTCTTTTATTAGGAGTAGATAGAATCTTAGACATGACAAGAACAATGGTAAATGTGGGAGGGGATCTTACTGCATGTTTGTTATTTGATAAGAGAATCAAACCGGACAAAAAAGATACTGATGAAACATAG
- a CDS encoding pyridoxamine 5'-phosphate oxidase family protein codes for MVKIPDKIKEFIENQGIFAVGTVSGNKFPNVSPRIFFTVDEDAIYWLDFFKHKSYRNFQINPWVTVSVFNKDELEGYQFRGVVRFITDEPIKSEIKESIIKKTLKSNPSPKVKLLSEKEANVVEFEVKVCYSLNPEKHSDLSISSDINPSQLF; via the coding sequence ATGGTAAAAATTCCCGATAAAATCAAAGAGTTCATCGAGAATCAAGGAATTTTTGCTGTAGGAACTGTGAGCGGAAACAAATTTCCCAATGTATCTCCAAGAATTTTCTTTACAGTTGACGAGGATGCAATTTACTGGCTTGATTTTTTCAAACATAAATCATACAGAAATTTTCAGATAAATCCGTGGGTAACGGTTTCTGTCTTTAACAAGGACGAATTGGAAGGGTATCAGTTCAGAGGAGTTGTAAGATTTATCACTGATGAGCCCATAAAATCAGAAATTAAAGAGTCTATAATCAAAAAAACATTGAAATCAAATCCATCTCCTAAAGTCAAATTACTGTCAGAGAAAGAAGCTAACGTAGTTGAATTTGAAGTAAAAGTCTGCTATTCACTAAACCCTGAAAAACATTCAGATCTATCTATTAGTTCAGACATAAATCCCTCCCAATTATTCTAA
- a CDS encoding HD domain-containing protein, translated as MQNFNNKHPLKNKIQELLNSSGTEKIECFHKMLNYTIQIFESQGIGRDYYGFHNIDHELEVTYITLLAALWEKKLQKLDQKDIEYLYTAALFHDFDPQKSVDRPHEESVIQFISMDIELKKLINEAELDIEIIKALILRTSYPWAGEFKEKPEMLMKECFQRSKITKDDPEKQSHYEELGWFLSVADRIGGYAMGDFSNAMEKAKKNAHAFAWHQSTIARMSVNFFETLLNNESKMCRRVLHALPEKTRKNFMDTVLSFMKLRQDEIRIESKFEYENQKFQTRAESLEERNSDEFITSLTEIYNELPQPLQLQKSSFAKSILNPNTILTTLRLNDDSNTIIGYAKGGPLEDYQLYAGIKDENYGKKNTIFLEPIAMRVGYWGLGGGTRLRKVFSLLANSKRYRYLTSFALRDLIQKRMGSENVEFVAMLDPEHWDYYRVDLLGGIV; from the coding sequence GTGCAAAATTTTAACAATAAACATCCTCTTAAAAATAAAATTCAAGAATTGTTAAATTCATCTGGAACTGAAAAAATTGAATGTTTTCACAAAATGTTAAACTATACAATTCAAATTTTTGAATCTCAGGGGATTGGACGAGATTACTATGGTTTTCACAACATAGACCATGAATTAGAGGTCACATACATAACATTGCTTGCGGCATTATGGGAAAAAAAATTGCAAAAACTAGATCAGAAAGATATAGAGTATCTTTACACCGCAGCACTATTTCATGACTTTGATCCGCAAAAATCAGTTGACAGACCCCATGAGGAAAGCGTGATACAATTTATCTCCATGGACATAGAATTAAAAAAACTGATTAATGAAGCAGAACTTGATATCGAGATCATAAAGGCATTAATTTTGAGAACATCTTATCCATGGGCAGGAGAGTTCAAGGAAAAGCCCGAGATGCTGATGAAAGAGTGCTTTCAACGATCCAAAATTACAAAAGACGATCCTGAGAAACAATCACATTACGAAGAGTTGGGATGGTTTCTCTCCGTTGCTGACAGAATTGGAGGTTATGCAATGGGAGACTTTTCAAATGCAATGGAGAAAGCAAAAAAGAATGCACATGCATTTGCATGGCATCAATCCACAATCGCAAGAATGTCTGTAAACTTTTTTGAGACTTTGCTGAACAACGAATCCAAAATGTGCAGACGTGTTCTTCATGCATTACCAGAGAAGACAAGAAAAAACTTTATGGATACTGTTTTGTCCTTTATGAAACTCCGTCAAGATGAAATTCGAATCGAATCAAAATTTGAATATGAGAACCAGAAATTTCAGACAAGGGCAGAATCACTAGAAGAAAGAAATTCAGACGAATTCATAACTTCACTAACAGAAATTTACAATGAGCTGCCACAGCCATTACAACTACAAAAGTCAAGTTTTGCAAAATCCATTCTGAATCCAAATACTATCCTGACTACTCTCAGGCTAAATGATGACAGCAATACCATAATAGGATATGCAAAAGGAGGACCTCTTGAGGACTATCAGCTTTATGCTGGAATAAAAGATGAGAACTATGGAAAGAAAAATACAATATTTTTAGAACCAATTGCAATGAGGGTTGGGTACTGGGGACTTGGAGGTGGTACCAGACTTAGAAAAGTATTCTCTCTTTTGGCAAACTCAAAAAGATATAGATACTTGACAAGCTTTGCTCTTCGCGATCTGATTCAGAAAAGAATGGGTTCTGAAAACGTAGAGTTTGTTGCAATGCTTGATCCTGAACATTGGGATTATTACCGAGTTGATCTTTTAGGTGGGATTGTTTAA
- a CDS encoding CBS domain-containing protein yields MTKSSSTISNSPLSELLQTSLTSIPCVNIRKNAKIKVAAGMLVQYLETFTDSIVVRDNTKPIGIIGGKEIIRGVYKNPSSDFFEMKQVDDVTDHRLNVVTADTTVNKLISLWKEVGRAIAFIDMGHEDYAAISVKKMLEIGINSNSEFHISEIPKKKAITFDKDATLGNVMKLMLENKNRKILFEDTNQFINDRLIIETIEKFDYLVGTDNFLDIPANVVPLDEAKVVSEDLSLSEISKIMYDMSQPLVIYEGQPITPWDICLSLDKN; encoded by the coding sequence TTGACCAAATCTAGTTCAACTATTTCTAATAGCCCGCTAAGTGAGCTTTTACAAACCTCATTAACATCCATTCCTTGTGTAAATATTAGAAAAAATGCTAAAATCAAAGTTGCAGCTGGAATGTTAGTTCAGTATTTAGAGACATTTACAGATTCAATAGTGGTTCGTGATAATACTAAACCAATAGGAATTATTGGTGGAAAAGAAATAATTCGAGGAGTATACAAAAATCCCTCCTCTGATTTTTTTGAGATGAAACAGGTAGACGATGTTACCGATCATAGACTTAATGTGGTTACAGCAGATACGACAGTCAATAAATTAATTTCACTTTGGAAGGAAGTAGGTAGAGCAATTGCCTTTATCGATATGGGACATGAAGATTATGCAGCAATTTCTGTAAAAAAAATGTTAGAAATAGGAATTAACAGTAATTCTGAATTTCACATATCTGAGATTCCCAAAAAGAAAGCAATTACATTTGATAAAGATGCCACCTTAGGTAATGTTATGAAACTAATGTTAGAAAACAAAAATAGAAAAATATTGTTTGAAGACACAAATCAATTCATCAATGACAGACTCATTATTGAAACTATAGAAAAATTTGACTATCTTGTTGGTACTGACAATTTTTTAGACATTCCTGCAAATGTCGTACCTCTTGATGAGGCCAAAGTGGTTTCTGAAGATTTGAGTCTTTCTGAGATTTCAAAAATAATGTATGACATGTCGCAACCATTAGTGATATATGAAGGACAACCAATTACTCCATGGGACATTTGTCTTTCTTTAGATAAGAATTGA
- a CDS encoding adenylate/guanylate cyclase domain-containing protein yields the protein MEDEHTNSIKIQSGIIQLDDFIIDDPRIISYLLELKNKNEFNSSQIHDKLIRLLHLGCIADNSTTEDTLLKFSQHIQNDCIGVIDMTNSTKLSAGLSEDALTQLYEVFLNFMAKIVRKYDGEVIKNIGDALMFRFSNIDPNDSIMMKNILECGLSMIDSHDELAKQLKEKNLPELDYKISMTYGSVKVAQSTTSNIVDVFGNTVNRCFKINGLCPKNSLVVGINLYEILKDFSDYEFIQFCSIEIKQKYGYEVFEVKRQN from the coding sequence ATGGAAGATGAGCATACAAATTCTATTAAGATACAGTCGGGCATAATACAACTTGATGATTTTATTATTGATGACCCTAGAATAATCAGTTATCTTCTTGAATTAAAAAACAAAAATGAATTTAATTCCTCACAAATTCATGATAAACTAATTCGATTATTGCATTTGGGATGTATAGCAGACAATTCTACCACAGAAGATACTTTATTGAAATTTTCTCAACATATTCAAAATGATTGCATAGGGGTAATCGACATGACAAACTCTACAAAACTCTCAGCTGGATTGTCTGAGGATGCTCTTACGCAATTATATGAAGTTTTTTTGAATTTTATGGCAAAAATTGTTCGCAAGTATGATGGTGAGGTGATAAAAAACATAGGAGATGCTCTTATGTTTAGATTTTCAAACATTGATCCTAATGATTCTATAATGATGAAAAATATTTTAGAATGTGGTTTATCAATGATTGATTCTCATGATGAACTAGCAAAACAGCTCAAAGAAAAAAACTTGCCAGAATTGGATTACAAGATAAGTATGACTTATGGTTCTGTCAAAGTAGCACAAAGTACTACATCCAACATAGTTGATGTTTTTGGAAACACGGTTAACCGATGCTTTAAAATTAATGGGCTTTGTCCAAAAAATAGTCTAGTTGTTGGAATTAATTTGTATGAAATTTTAAAAGATTTTTCAGATTATGAGTTTATTCAATTTTGTTCTATTGAAATTAAACAAAAATATGGCTATGAAGTTTTTGAGGTCAAAAGACAAAATTAG
- a CDS encoding heavy metal translocating P-type ATPase codes for MQKIDIKAVFSFIRHYPVTFIAILGLFIGGIFHWLLENPDLGHSIWLVILITGGAPIVWNTIKGILHRKFAADIIAMLAIIVSVITNDPFPGVIIVLMQSGGKALEDYAFRHAQDSLEELSKRAPRFAIRKNDGALDEIDVADVRPGDVLVVRAGDLVPVDGMTRDDQVQVDESALTGEPITKIKNIGDAVFSGTVNIGNPFDMEAQKTSGESQYAKIVQIVRKAQQEKAPLQRLADRYAVWFTPIVIAVSLAGWVITQSTTTILAVLVVATPCPLIFATPAAIISGINRAAKHNIVIKTGSAIENLGKAKAMLFDKTGTITFGSPKLEELRPVGDDVSFDSLLLKVAAVEQMSSHPAARSILFLAENKFDKIPTPENFHETPGAGVEGDVNGQHVVIGSEGIFAKTDVKLKQNIQDAKNQIDSDGKMLAFVTINGTLSGMLIFGDVIRPGVSLMIDKLKNLGIKHTAILTGDNSDNAENITRKAGISAVHANLLPEQKVSIVKKNKEQFGNVIMVGDGINDAPALATATTGIAMGSKGTAISAETSDIVLMVDDVTKVVTAVEISQRTVRIAKQGIFIGLGASFVLMGFAAMGYIEPEYGALLQEVLDVAVILNALRAR; via the coding sequence ATGCAAAAAATAGACATCAAGGCAGTTTTCTCATTTATCAGGCATTATCCTGTTACATTTATTGCAATTTTAGGACTGTTTATTGGAGGAATCTTCCACTGGCTGCTTGAAAATCCCGATCTGGGGCATTCTATCTGGCTTGTTATCTTGATTACAGGTGGCGCACCCATAGTGTGGAACACCATTAAGGGAATTCTTCACCGAAAATTTGCAGCAGACATTATCGCAATGCTTGCAATTATAGTATCTGTCATTACAAATGATCCATTTCCTGGAGTCATAATTGTCCTTATGCAGTCAGGCGGAAAGGCACTGGAAGATTATGCATTCCGACACGCACAGGACTCGTTGGAAGAGCTGTCAAAAAGGGCTCCACGATTTGCAATCAGAAAAAACGATGGCGCACTAGATGAGATAGACGTAGCTGACGTCAGACCAGGTGATGTACTTGTAGTTAGAGCCGGTGACCTTGTACCAGTCGATGGCATGACAAGAGATGACCAGGTTCAAGTAGATGAGTCGGCATTGACTGGGGAACCAATCACAAAGATAAAAAATATTGGCGATGCCGTATTTAGCGGCACTGTAAATATCGGAAATCCGTTTGATATGGAAGCGCAAAAAACAAGTGGTGAGAGCCAGTACGCAAAAATAGTTCAGATTGTAAGAAAGGCTCAGCAAGAAAAGGCACCACTTCAAAGATTGGCTGACAGGTATGCTGTGTGGTTTACACCCATTGTCATTGCAGTAAGCCTGGCAGGTTGGGTCATTACACAGAGCACAACTACAATTCTTGCAGTATTGGTAGTTGCAACCCCATGCCCACTGATTTTTGCAACACCTGCTGCAATAATCAGCGGAATCAACAGAGCAGCCAAACATAACATTGTGATCAAGACAGGCTCTGCAATAGAGAATCTGGGAAAGGCCAAAGCCATGCTGTTTGACAAGACAGGGACTATCACGTTTGGTTCTCCAAAACTTGAAGAGTTAAGACCTGTAGGGGATGACGTATCGTTTGATTCTCTTCTGCTCAAGGTTGCAGCAGTAGAGCAGATGTCATCGCATCCGGCTGCCAGGTCTATATTGTTCTTGGCTGAGAACAAATTTGACAAGATTCCAACTCCTGAAAACTTTCATGAGACACCCGGAGCCGGAGTAGAGGGAGATGTGAATGGACAGCATGTGGTGATTGGCTCTGAAGGCATTTTTGCAAAAACAGATGTGAAACTAAAACAGAATATCCAAGATGCCAAAAATCAGATCGATTCAGATGGAAAAATGCTGGCATTTGTAACCATTAATGGAACCCTTTCTGGAATGCTCATTTTCGGTGATGTGATAAGACCAGGTGTCAGTTTGATGATTGACAAATTGAAAAACCTTGGAATAAAACATACTGCGATACTGACTGGAGACAATTCAGATAATGCAGAAAACATTACACGAAAAGCAGGCATCTCTGCAGTACATGCAAATCTCTTGCCTGAGCAAAAGGTATCTATCGTCAAAAAAAACAAAGAGCAGTTTGGCAATGTGATTATGGTGGGTGATGGAATCAATGATGCTCCTGCACTGGCAACTGCGACAACAGGTATTGCAATGGGGTCAAAAGGTACGGCCATTTCTGCTGAAACGTCTGACATCGTATTGATGGTAGATGATGTCACAAAAGTGGTTACGGCAGTTGAAATCAGCCAGAGGACAGTCAGGATAGCCAAGCAGGGGATATTTATCGGATTGGGTGCAAGCTTTGTACTTATGGGTTTTGCAGCGATGGGATATATTGAACCTGAATATGGTGCATTACTCCAAGAGGTATTGGATGTGGCAGTAATTCTAAATGCGTTAAGGGCCAGATAG
- a CDS encoding TMCO4 family protein, whose protein sequence is MKPVPRISTRGYYDLTTGKTIKTNPYYLYPKKDFKNLLGSREFTIMIHGLRNNNAGAIAKVLLAKNRLRKLEYVYPVIGFSYDSNTTGAHLIKYAKRSLAAGQVIAKKNGRNLGKFIEDFKSTSPKTKIKLMGHSLGSQVILSTLEYLAKKKQNYGIIDSAYLFGASITGDVPSSKKYGKIIQNIIEKKIVNYYAPTDEVLAWADDKKYVKGPLGLNGAIGKPVSKYHQKLVKPENHRFASYITVLNSFS, encoded by the coding sequence ATGAAACCTGTTCCACGAATTTCTACTAGGGGATATTATGATCTAACTACTGGAAAGACGATAAAGACTAATCCATATTATCTATACCCTAAAAAAGATTTTAAAAATTTGTTAGGATCAAGAGAATTCACTATAATGATACATGGATTAAGAAACAATAATGCTGGAGCTATAGCCAAAGTTTTGCTTGCAAAAAATCGACTCCGTAAATTAGAATATGTTTATCCTGTAATTGGATTTAGTTATGATTCAAACACTACTGGTGCACATTTGATCAAATATGCAAAACGGTCACTTGCAGCAGGCCAAGTTATTGCAAAGAAAAATGGGCGAAATCTTGGAAAATTTATAGAGGATTTCAAATCAACCAGTCCCAAAACCAAGATTAAACTGATGGGTCATTCTTTAGGATCTCAGGTGATTTTGAGCACTCTTGAATATCTTGCAAAAAAGAAACAAAATTATGGCATTATTGATAGTGCATATCTTTTTGGCGCGTCAATTACTGGAGATGTTCCATCCTCAAAAAAATATGGGAAAATAATTCAAAATATTATTGAAAAAAAAATTGTAAACTATTATGCGCCAACTGATGAGGTACTGGCTTGGGCTGACGATAAAAAATATGTAAAAGGACCTCTTGGTCTTAATGGGGCAATTGGGAAACCTGTTTCAAAATATCATCAAAAGCTAGTAAAACCTGAAAATCATCGATTCGCAAGTTATATTACAGTTTTAAACTCATTTTCGTAG